Below is a genomic region from Neoarius graeffei isolate fNeoGra1 chromosome 12, fNeoGra1.pri, whole genome shotgun sequence.
gtggtTTGAATACCCATGCATattccagatttctgggggggtTTTCCCatcttgttttattgtgacacaaacaataacgattttcacctttaaacttgtaggcatgtgtaaatcaaatggtgctaaccccccaaaaatccattttaattccagcttgtaatgtgacaaaacaggacaaacaccaagggggatgaatacttctgcaagactCCGTATCCATTGGTCTCTGTGGTGCTGGCCCGTTTAAGAGCACTTCAAAATGCTCTGCGCATCTCTGCATTGGGTCTTCCTCCTTGGTTAGACCCCTTCCATCCTTGTCTTTCACTTGTTGATTACTTTGTATCTTCCTCCTCGGGTTTTGGTTGTATCATACAGTTCTTTCATATTTCCCTTAGCAGCTGCCTCCTCTGTGCTCTTAGCTAGATTCTCCACCCAATATCTCTTATCCTGTTGCAGACTCTTCCTCACTTCTCTGTGTAGTCATGTCATCCTGTTGTGCTGCTGCCTTTGTCGTCCTTGTTTGGCTGGCGTTTACTACACCCTTCCTCTCCCTTCCTTCCTCCATCTTCCTCAGTGTACCCATGCTGACCCATTCTTTGTGTTCACTCATCTTTCTGCCGAGTGTATCTATCTTCACAAATCTCCTTCCATGTTCCCGTCATCTTTGTCCACTGCTGCTCCAGATTTCACCCATCTTCCTCCTCAAGCTCTTGCAAGACTTCATATTTGCTCCTGATGGCACCTTGGAATGTTTCTACCATCTTCTTGTCCTTCAACACCTTTGTGTTGAACCTTTCTTGGTGTGTAATTCTTCTTAAGTTTCATTTTGAGCTTTGATAGCAACAGATGGTGGTCAGATGCTGCGTCTGCTCCTCTCATAACTCTGACATCCTGAAGTGAACACCTGAGCCTTTGTTTAATGCAGATGTGGTTAATTTGGTCCTTCATAAACTTGTCTAGTGATACTCAAGTAGCCTTGTGTATATGCTTGTGTGGGTACACACTTCTTCCTACGGCCATTTTGTTTGCTGCACAGGCCTCGGCAAAGAACTCTCCATTTTTTATTCTTCTCTCTCAGCCCATGCTTTACCATTACCAAGTAATTTACCATGACTTCTTCATACCCAGTATTATCCACTCCCACCTTTGCACTGAAGTCTCCCATGAGTCTTCAGAATGATGTCATTCTCCCTTGTTTGGCTCATGATAGCCTGCAATCTCTGGTAGAAGTCCTCTTTGGCTTCCTCCTCCTTTTTTTTTGGACATAACACTATATGATGTTCATCTTAATCTTTTTATGCTTGGTGTTGAATAAAGCTGTGATGAACCTTGAGCCCTGTGCCTCACAACTGATGAGAGCTCTCTGTGCCTCTCTATTCAGCATGAGTCCTACATCTTCTGTGTGTGTGGCTCCTTCTTTcagagaggtggtgaagaaggcccagcagagactcttcttcctgcgatccctgaggaaaattgggctctcacagaagctcctcaccaacttctaccagtACACTATGcaaagtgttctgagctatggatgcatagtgtggttctccagctacacgtcagaggagaggaaagatctgcagcagatcatcaggactgcatctaaaatcgttggtacccctctccaatccctggaacagatctactctgctaggctgagaaacagagccacaaagattaggactgactgcactcaccccggacaatgtctttttgacaccctttcctctggcaggcttagggtcataaagtcacaaatagcttcttccccagggctgtaaaagctctgctggaggcctgCTCCGAACTTGGACtcacactctgcaccttactgtgtttggctatattaaataattacatactacaatttatactgctgggcggcacggtggtgtagtggttagcgctgtcgcctcacagcaagaaggtccgggtttgagccctgtggccggcgagggcctttctgtgtggagtttgcatgttctccccgtgtctgcatgggtttcctccgggtgctccggtttcccccacagtccaaagacatgcaggttaggttaactggtgactctaaattgaccgtaggtgtgaatgtgagtgtgaatggttgtctgtgtctatgtgtcagccctgtgatgacctggcgacttgtccagggtgtaccccgcctttcgcccgtagtcagctgggataggctccagcttgcctgtgaccctgtagaacaggataaagcggctagagatgaatttatactgctgcttatatgccattacgctgctttttaaaaggtttatttttatatatgtatatacacacacaattttatttttatttattgatatgctgctgtgatctgagccctcaaacagtgtttcgttgtatagtaatgtgcaatgacaataaagaatctatctatctatctatctatctatctatctatctatctagagagACTTTTAAATATATTATTGCATACTGGGACAAAAATAAGGCAGTTATTGCGCTATAAAAATTTTATACCAGCACCTACCTCAAGCTCGAGCAGGTCAAACACTGTATCTGGAATGCCACTAAGCATGAATAGATGCAGCTCCAGCTTGTCTTGTGAATTCTTGGTGATCCTCTGACGAAGCTTCTCCAATGTCCACTCGTTGTTAAGGTTGAGCTGGCGCAACTTGTTCTCACTCACCTCGGACAGAAAGACAGCGAAGCGCTTTGAGTACAGCGGGTCGTATTGGTCGATCATGTGCAGCATGAAGGCAAAGTCGTTCTTGACGTCAGGGATGTCGCTGTAGCTGCTCTCTTCGCGGATTGACTCGAATGAGTAGTGCTTGAGCGAGCGGCCCAGCATCCAGCACAGCGTGTACATGCAGATCAGGCCATAGATGATGACCAGAGAGATGTAGAACCAGGCCAGGATCTTGAAGAGGGTGGCCAGGGGGTGGGCGCAGTAATACATTCGATAGCCTGTGAGCCGTTCGATGTCCACTTTGCACTTAACGTCGAACGTGATAAACTGCACATAGTACGCTGTATAGCTAATGATCAGAACGAACTTGATGACTTTGATGATGGTCTGGCGGATGTAGAGGCGGTAAACGACATCACCCTCCTCCACATGGATGCGGAATTTCTTTACCTGTTGAGAAGCAGGGGTTACAGTGAAAGAAATTCTGCTTAATTTAAGGTGTCATACTTTTTGTCCATTTATGGTTACACTTCATGTTATGTTACTGAGCTGCCACACAAAAAAAAGCCTTCATCTTGAATTTTCCATATtggaaaacaaagtattttactcTGATTCTACAGACGCCTTTCAAACATGTTAAATAAATATCTCTCCACAGAAAATAAATCACATCAATGATTACATGTTTTTACATCTGCCATACAAGGGGTTACTAGAGAAACAATAACATTTGAACAAGCACATTAGTATACACCTGTGGCTGCACTACTGTGAGTTGTGCTGGTTTAGAAAATTAaacagcaccttctgaccaataacAATCAAATATTAAATAGCGCTGTGGTAAacacgcacaaaaaaaaatctttatagtATCAGGCTAGCAACCTAAGAATATCACAATAACTGGTTTATCAATCGCTATTGTATCAAAGCTACTTGCGGCAAGATTCCTAACCCTAACTTTTAAAACCGGCACTCATAGGCTGCTATTTGTTTAAAATAAACCCCAGGTGCACATGGACAAATGCATCCTATTTCAGTTTGGCATCTGGTCATCAAAATGAAATCGAGCTTTTTCTGACAACAGAATTCAAGATAGTAAAATAATGAGATCAGGTAAAGATGTTACAAGTATTAAACAAATGAAACCATCAAAGAACATTTACATTAATGAATCTCCCCAGGATAGATAATTACCCAGGCAAGAAACTTCCTCTCCAAAAATAAAGGCATAATTTTAACATTGTGGTATGTGAATCCTTCTGGGGCATTAGGGCAAACAGGCAGAACATGCCCTCATGTACCACTGTATAATAACATGAGAATTTCCCCTTATTTATTCAGAGAATAAGTAACTAAGCTATGAGGAAACAATACAAGGCATCTTTCTATTCTGCCCAAATAAGGAATGCGAGCGCTGAGTGCCCTTGATGGATATTGGTTAAATTGCTGAACAAGTGAAATAGAGGAAAAGGACATGATCTGGCACGCATGATTCACTCAGCAGATTCTCTTTGTCCTCTTTGGTCCCTTAGGTATTTAATATAAAAACACATGGTTCACTCACTACTGGGTTTGCGTCATTGGGCCTCAGTTACCAATCATATATAGAATTGAtggaccaaaaataaataaataaataaataaataaataaatagtggtTGCTTCAGACACGCACCTTCTCAAAAAGCGCCTTGGCCTGTTCTCCCTCTTTCTTGTCCAGTACTCCGGTCTCTGAGCGATCGACAATGCCTTGCTCAATGCGTGATTTGGTGCGCTGGAGCATGGGCATGCTGGCCTCCACATCCTGATCACTCACGCGTGATGCCTTCTTTGTGTCGTTAGCGTCATTCAGATCACCATTTTTGCCTGCTGGCTTGGCATCGCTTTCTTCGGCAACGGTTTCAGATAAAGCGCGTGTAGTCCATGGCGAGTCGAAGCATTTGAGCAGaatggagacaaagtgctcgagtTTAGAGCTGGTACGCGGGAACTTGAACCAGAAGTTGCTGCATGCTAGTAACACCAGCGTGTGCAGCAGCACCAGGTATGGGAAGTATTTGGCAAACCAGTGCAGTTTGTGCTCGTAGCACACGGCGTCTACGTAGTTATATTGGTGCCGGTCCAGCTCATATTGGATGCCGCGTGGCTCGGGCCGAGGGATGGTAGTGCTGGTGTTCAGTGGCTCGCAGCGGCCATCTATCACCCACTTGCATGGTAGGCAGATCATCTTGTCTTGGGTCACCTAAAGCCAAAAGGGAAAGTGTTAGAGCAGGAGTCACATCCACACCCCTGGAGTTCTAATGGCATTAACCCCATTGCTAGATGTTTCACTGGTAGTGAGAAATTGTGCGGATGAACACAGGCAGTGGGCCTTTTCAATTCAgtcctagtcaaaagtttggacacaccttctaattaagtgggttttctttattttttattcattaagacacttcatgtcttcaagtaatgatggatgttgtttctctttacttagctgagccgttcttgacataatatggattacgacagttgtggaatacagctatttactgcatttttattatttaccatttacTGTTGGAttttctcaaacgcattaagaaggcaagaaattgcactaattaacttttgacgaggcacacctgttaattgaaatgcattctaggtgactacctaatgaagctggttaagaagatgccaacagtgtgcaaagcgccatcaaggtaaacgctggctactttgaagaatctaaaaatatGAAACGTTTCGTTTTTTACgttttttgttttccacataattccatgtgttatttcatagttttaacatcttcagtattgttctacaatgtagaaaagagtcaaaatacagaaaaacattAATGAGTcttggtgtccaaacttttgactatacTGTCTAAGTGTTAGAAATGAATAAGGAAGTAGAATTTCATTACTATTTAATTAGAGTGCTGATTTGAACAGTCTTCTTAAGTAAGGCAACCTGTTCATTCCCATGTTAAATGACCTTTTGTCCCATAAGCTTCATATCAGATTGCCTGTATTTAAGTAAAAACGAAAAGCTACCaactatggctacgttcacactgcaggctgaagtgactcaaatccgatcttttcgcccatatgtgacctgtatccgatcttttattgacaatatgaacgacacagatccgattttttcaaatctgacccaggccgtttggatatgtggtcctaattccgattcctatccgctcttttcatatgcgacttcagtctgaaccgccaggtcgcattcatccgacttacacgtcatcaacaagccacaaacgtcactattctgcgctgaagtaggcggcgggtctctcaaaaaaagttacaacaacatggcgcataatcacgggcgcagatagagggtgggactcgtcccacccagatttaaattcacctcgctcggtcccccccacttatagggaggaaaaaacgtctatgctgtctttctttgcataaggcaaacctcacggaaaaatcaaaagactaattaccattcggtttattgaggtgcacagcagtgtatacatagttgcaacaattcacataaaacaaaacaaagactgatattcggttggttgagctgcgcagactgcacaggttgcgagctcgagcttggttgctatggtaacccacaacaagtttgacaggcatatcggggttggtttgctggcagctttgtccccccccagttttttgtcccccccagttcaaaaaacgtatctgcgcccctgcgcatgacatcaatgcgagggacgcttcgggctgtgaaggttctgaatcttctcaatggaaggacgcagaggttagggagctgatttccatttggggggatacagctattcaagctagactggatgggtcataccgcaaccaggcggttttacttccgtaaacactggccatgctcactgcgtgtgacgtcgtcgtatcctgcagtgcgcatgcggaacacttttaggtcgcttttcgttcatactgaggatcacatacaagtcgcatatatttgttaatgtgaacgacctcacaaaaaaatcggatttcacaaaaaaatcggaattgagcattaagccttgcagtgtgaacgtagcgtatgacTTTTTGTCGTGATGCACACCTCTACTCTAAAGTGATGACATGGCTGTTTTGAAGTTgcctgttcatccatccatcatctgtagccgcttatactgtccaacagggtcgcaggcaagctggagtctatcccagctgactatgggcgagaggcggggtacaccctggacaagtcgccaggtcatcacagggctaacacagacaaccattcacacacacacctacggtcaatttagagccaccaattagcctagcctgcacgtctttggacagtgggggaaaccggagcacccggaggaagcgtaCACggcgagagcatgcaaactccacacagaaaggccctcgctggctgctgggcttgaacccaggaccttcttgctgtgaggcgacagcgctaaccactacaccaccgtgccgcccccccgttCATTCATCTTTAAATAGGTTTTCAACAAGTTTGCTTTAGCAAGTCGTCACTTTGGTAAAGCGTAAATGGAAGAGAAGAACTTTTGGACCTCTCTAGCTCACGCTGTTGCTAGTCTCTGATTCAGTCAAAACTTACATAATAGCATTGGATGGGGTAAATGGAGAATCTGCAACAGCTCAATGGTTTGACAGTTGGACATGCAGAACTAAAGCCaggtttttttcctacattggtcAGCTGTGCTACAGTATGTACAGCATATGGATTGTGGTCTGCCAGTTGAAGAGCTCTGCCCTAAAGTAAGCTTGGCCTTGTGGCTGGTAAAAAGCTAAAGGAAACTGTATGATTGTGCAGTCTAGAGAGGGCATTTACTTTCAGACACCCAGTGGGGAGCTGATTTtaaccttaaagcatatacgcagagtcatggcctcactttcatttataaatgccttgagacctcaagaatggcacaggaatagttttaagcgttaacaataaaatctaatatagtcattttttacgattaaagtgatttatattagGTAGCGGTCCGtaatgtcacaacaggaagtctattggtctcatcgccactgctgctatactaaaacacggagctgactgcaactccgatcctccattttgagctaatttattgccatgccacgtagatctgTTGATGGCcggtacagcaacatgacagaaggtggatttacattgcattcatgacccaagaatgttcaaactgcaaagatttggacacgttttgcgagacattcatgggcacattggacgcctatgaagtggtctctcctctgctctgcacattttactgaagactcgtacgagacctctgatctgttgaggagcatcggctataagcccgtattgaaagagggtgcagtatcaacaattaaagaaaactacaagaaagggaaagtatttatttgatttatttattttttaaaggtgtcattgcatcgttttttcattaattgtgcggtggtctctagtatgaatgaatgccctgtggggaaaaaaaaaaaaaaagtactgtgatgctcctgtttcaggctgttctagtttggtggaggagtgggtggggagagaacgacaggatttcagctcttactcatgaatattcatgacatgtaaacatatcgcttctgattggctgatagcactgtgacgctccctccagtgggttatgggtgaggccatgactactaattttcgaagtgacgcaagtttgtagggctttttctgattcgctcgttttttcgtctattttctttcataggctaatacagggaatgggggtagaagaacattttcacgtgcagcatgcatatgcaactcggagtgacctatggtatttcaaaaagaggaagtattaaacggtttgtcgtggaatgacacctttaaaggAAAATGAGTTCAGTTgcgccagtcctcccggagtgagccgagggtttttgctaaaacccgggatgaaacatcgctcgggcagtgacctccccgcagttgttgctaaaaccggtgacatcccgttccatcctgggttttagtaattgcctgagcccagcagtaatggcagaat
It encodes:
- the LOC132895248 gene encoding volume-regulated anion channel subunit LRRC8A-like isoform X2, producing the protein MVTQDKMICLPCKWVIDGRCEPLNTSTTIPRPEPRGIQYELDRHQYNYVDAVCYEHKLHWFAKYFPYLVLLHTLVLLACSNFWFKFPRTSSKLEHFVSILLKCFDSPWTTRALSETVAEESDAKPAGKNGDLNDANDTKKASRVSDQDVEASMPMLQRTKSRIEQGIVDRSETGVLDKKEGEQAKALFEKVKKFRIHVEEGDVVYRLYIRQTIIKVIKFVLIISYTAYYVQFITFDVKCKVDIERLTGYRMYYCAHPLATLFKILAWFYISLVIIYGLICMYTLCWMLGRSLKHYSFESIREESSYSDIPDVKNDFAFMLHMIDQYDPLYSKRFAVFLSEVSENKLRQLNLNNEWTLEKLRQRITKNSQDKLELHLFMLSGIPDTVFDLLELEVLKLELIPDVTIPPIIAQLAVLRELWLYHTPAKIEAPALVFLRENLKSLHIKFTDIKEIPLWIYSLKNLSELHLTGNLSADNNRYIVIDGLRELKRLKVLRLKSNLTKLPQVVTDVGMHLQKLSINNEGTKLMVLNSLKKMVNLTELELVRCDLERIPHSIFSLHNLQEIDLKDNNLKTIEEIISFQHLHRLVCLKLWYNQIAYIPIQIGTLTNLERLYLNRNKIDKIPSQLFFCRKLRFLDLSHNNLSSIHPDIGLLQNLQYFAVTANRIETLPPDLFQCKKLRTLNLGNNCLTALPSRFGELTSLTQLELRGNRLEGLPVELGECRMLKRSGLVVEEELFKTLPPEVKEQLWRADKEQA